In Blastocatellia bacterium, the genomic stretch TTAAGGAATACGGTGATCGGCTTGCTGCGCAAGACAGGCGAGAGCAACATCGCCGCCGCTTGTCGGAAGTATGCGGCGCAACCTCAAGCCGCGCTAGCACTGATTGGCATCAAAACCTGAGAACTGAATGGCCGTGACAAGGGCCATTCAGTTCTCGACATTGATAAAGATGAGATAAACACAGAGACACAGAGGCACGGAGGCACGGAGTCTTCTCTGTGTCCCTCCGTGCCTCTGTGTCTCTGTGTTTGTTTCTCTTCCCTTTTTGCAGAACTCAATGGCCCTGGAGAAAACGACGTGTCGCTATTGCTCGGCGACGACTTGTAGGGTCAGCGCATTCGAGCGCGAGCCGTCGGCGCGCACGACTTCGACGACGAGCGGGCCGGGCGTCGCCAGCATGAAGTTCTTCAGCCGCGCGACGAATACCGGCTGGCCCGCTTCTATCGTGTAATCGGTGGCAAGCTCGGTGCCGTTGACGACGACCGTGGCATTGATTGATGCCGCCACCGGCGTTGACGATGATTCAAAGACGACAATCTCGAACTTCTTGGCGTTGCCGCGCACGCTGATGGGGTCTAGCACTGCGCCGCTCGCCCGCTTGCGCACCACGGCGCTGCTGACCGCAAACGGCAGCGGCGACCCCGACTCGCTGCCCAGGCGATAGATCGTGCCCTCTTGAGCGACGACGTAGACCTCACCGGCCTCGTCTTCGCCGAACGAGGTGATGTGCAACGTGGTGTCTTCGAGCCGCGTTGACCCGCCGCCTTGCAGCAGAAAGATTTCGCCCGTGCAGTAGTCGCCATAAACATAAGCACCTGCGGGCAGGCTGCCGCGCGTGCCGCGATAAACATAGCCGCCGGTGATCGAGCAGCGCCCGCCCGTGTGCGCGTATTCAGCGATGGGCGGCTCGGTCTGCACCGTCGCGCACAGCGCCGGGTCATTGCCCGTGCAGGACGTGCCTTCGATAATCCGCCAGCCATAGTTGCGGCCCCGCCGGACAATGTCTATCTCTTCACGGGCGCTCTGCCCGACGTCTGCGACATACAGCTCACCCGTCGCGCGGTCGAACGAGAAGCGCCACGGATTGCGCAGCCCGTAAGCGTATATCTCGTCGCGCCCGGTGACCGAGCCGAAGAACGGATTATCAATCGGCGAGCTGTACGGCTGGCTGCCATTCGAGCGGTCTACGTCAATGCGCAGAATCTTGCCGAGCAGCTCGTTGAGATTCTGTGCGCGGTTGCCGGGATCATTGCCCGAGCCGCCATCGCCCATGCCGATGTAGAGATAACCGTCCGGGCCGAACTCGACCATGCCGCCGTTGTGATTGGCGAACGGCTGCGGGATGACGAGCAAAGTCTTTTCGACAGGCGTGGCGATGTTGGCATTCGACGACACTTGATACTCGGCGATCACCGTCGCACCGTCGGGCCGCCGCGTGTAGTCAACGAAGAAGCGGCGGTTGGTCGCAAACTGCGGGTGAAAGGCGAGGCCCAACAGTCCCTGCTCGCCGCCCGATAAAACTTTCGCGCTGATGTCGAGAAAGACGGTTGGCGCGGTAGCGCCGGGTTGCAGCACCTTGATTCGCCCCGCCTGCTCGATGACAAACAGGCGGTTGCTGCCGTCGTGGGCATTGGTGATATAGACCGGGCCGGACAGCCCCGACAGCACAGGGACGAGCTGTGCGGTGGCGGCGGGCTCCTGTGAATGAATTGCGGTGGTGGTGCGCGCCGCGGCGCGCTGGACGGCAAAGCAAAGGACGGCGACGAGCATGAAAAGCAGGAAAGCAAACAACACCTTTCTCATAGCTCTCCTTGGCAGATCGCAGGCGATCCCTCAAGCGGTCTTCACTGGGCGTCACACTTTTGCGGGGGAGACAAGCGGGTGAGGTCGTGGCAGCGCGGTCTGCCATCTTCATTGCGCGCTTCCTGGTCGAAGCGTCTGATCGTTTCAAACCGATGCGCCGGGACGCAGATTCTTCCGTCGCTCAAAAATTCTGGCACAGCGAAAGGCAAAAGTAAAAAGTAAAAAGGCAAAAGTGCGGAGCCGGATCAATAGATAGTCTGATGCGATTTCGCCATTGCCCTGTCCTACTTTTTACTTTTGCCTTTTTACTTTTGCCTTTTTACTTTTGCCTTGCTTTCAAGCGGCGGTACAGCTCGATCATCAACGCCAGCCAGAGGCCGCCCGCCAGATAAGCGCCGACGGTATCGCTCGGCCAGTGGGCCCCGAGGTAGACTCGCGACACGCCGATCAGCGCAATCAACAATCCGAAGACCGCACAGCAGACGCGGCGCAGCCAGCCGCGCTTGAGCAGGACATAGCTGAGAAAAAGCAGGAAGCCGAAGTAGGTGACGAAAAATTCGACGTGACCCGATGGGAAGCTGTTGTGCTGGTATTGACGCATCACTTCGATCAGGCTGGCGTCGGGACGCGGGCGCGCGACAATGAGCTTGGTCAGGCCATTCATCCCCGCGCCCAGGCTGACGCCGATCATGCAAAGGACGCCTTCCAATCGAAAGCGTGCCGCGTACAATCCGACGCCCGCGACGAAGACGAGAATCGTCGGCACCAGGCCGCTGCCCAGCCACGACAAGCCGATCATCAACGGCTCGAATCCCGGCAAGCTCACGGCGCGAATCGCGTGATTGACTTTCAAGTCCCAGGCGAAATAAGCATAGGCGCGCGCCAGCACCGCGAGCCCGGCGTAAGCGCAGAGGATGATGCCGAAGACGACTAGCGCCCAGTGCGCCCGTGCGACGGCCCGGCGCGGCGAAACGG encodes the following:
- a CDS encoding PQQ-dependent sugar dehydrogenase, producing the protein MRKVLFAFLLFMLVAVLCFAVQRAAARTTTAIHSQEPAATAQLVPVLSGLSGPVYITNAHDGSNRLFVIEQAGRIKVLQPGATAPTVFLDISAKVLSGGEQGLLGLAFHPQFATNRRFFVDYTRRPDGATVIAEYQVSSNANIATPVEKTLLVIPQPFANHNGGMVEFGPDGYLYIGMGDGGSGNDPGNRAQNLNELLGKILRIDVDRSNGSQPYSSPIDNPFFGSVTGRDEIYAYGLRNPWRFSFDRATGELYVADVGQSAREEIDIVRRGRNYGWRIIEGTSCTGNDPALCATVQTEPPIAEYAHTGGRCSITGGYVYRGTRGSLPAGAYVYGDYCTGEIFLLQGGGSTRLEDTTLHITSFGEDEAGEVYVVAQEGTIYRLGSESGSPLPFAVSSAVVRKRASGAVLDPISVRGNAKKFEIVVFESSSTPVAASINATVVVNGTELATDYTIEAGQPVFVARLKNFMLATPGPLVVEVVRADGSRSNALTLQVVAEQ
- a CDS encoding phosphatase PAP2 family protein, with product MSDTTEQTVNEAPGAPDVVGRGPGETELTVSPRRAVARAHWALVVFGIILCAYAGLAVLARAYAYFAWDLKVNHAIRAVSLPGFEPLMIGLSWLGSGLVPTILVFVAGVGLYAARFRLEGVLCMIGVSLGAGMNGLTKLIVARPRPDASLIEVMRQYQHNSFPSGHVEFFVTYFGFLLFLSYVLLKRGWLRRVCCAVFGLLIALIGVSRVYLGAHWPSDTVGAYLAGGLWLALMIELYRRLKARQK